The DNA sequence ACTGAaggccctgaagtcctgcctggtgtgtctggtctcctactgtgagactcacctggagcctcatctgacagcttcacgtctgaaaagacatcagctgatTGACCCTGTGGAGAACCTGGAAGGCAGGATGTGTACTAAGCACGATAAACCTCTGGAGCTGTTCTCTAAGACCGACcagacatgtgtctgcatgctctgcACTGTTTTAGATCACAAGATGCATGATGTTGTTCCACTGAAAGAAGGATATGAAGGAAAGAAGGTAGAGCTGGGGAAGACAGGGGCTGAAATTCagcagatgatccagaagagacactgaagattcaggagatcaaacactcagtcgacctcagtgaggaagatgcagacagagagatagcagaaggtgttcaggtcttcacttctctgatggagtctgttgagagaggcctgaatgagctcatcaacacgatcaaagacaagcagaaaacaacagaaaaacaggccgaaggtttcatcaaagagctggaacaggaaatctctgagctgatgaagagaagcactgaggtggagcagGTGTTACGCTCTGAAGaccacctccatcttctccagagtGTCCAGTCCCTAAACATCCAACAACCTCCACCCACCAAGGACTGGACAGAGGTCAGCATCCGTCCATCATCATATGAGGGGACTGTGGTGAAAGCTGTGGTtcagctggaggagacactcagtaaagagatgaagaagctgcttgaAGCCGAGCTGAAGAGGGTccagcagtatgcagtggatgtgactcttGATCCATATACAGCACATCCTGCTCTCATCCTTTCTGATGATGGGAAACAAGTGAATGATAGTGATGTGAAGAAGAATCTCCCAGACAACCCAAAGAGATTTTCTacttgtgttagtgttttaggAAAACAGAGTTTCTCATCAGGCAGATTTTACTCTGAGGTTCAAATTAAAGGAAAGACTGAATGGGTTTTAGGAGTGGCCAGAGAGTCGATCAACAGGAAGGGAGCAGTCCCACTGAGCCCTCAGAAAGGTAACTGGACGATATGGTTGAGAAATGGAAATGAGTACGAAGCTCTTGCTGACCCTccagtttgtctctctctgaagtctcctcctcagaaggtgggggtgtttgtggattatgaggagggtctggtctccttttatgacgtagatgctacagctcttatctactcctttactggctgctccttcactgagaaactcttcccATTATTCTGTCCCTGTAGGAATGACGATGGTAAAAACTCTGCTcctctgatcatctctcctgtcagaATAAACTAATCACTGATCTCATTTCaggtattgatttattttaaatcaagGGAACAAatgtacatattcatatattttacaTCTTTCTACAGAATGTGTTTCCTGTGGTGACTTATTTACACTTTATTCCATTTATTATCATATGGTTAAATGTGCAGCAATTCTTTGAAAATTAAATCAAACTTCATCTTGACATATTTGGTGTCTTTAGAAACTGATTTCTTCTAGAAGTTATAATAAATGTCTGTGGGTTTAACAGAGGTTTAAATAGATATCGGCCACATAACGTGTGTCATGGTGCATCAAATCAATGTGTTGATGAATTATGACTAGAAACAAAGCACTTGCAGAATccacaaatggagaaaacaacacaaatgttttttttttcattttaaatatctAAAATTGAAGGTAAAGTGCAAATATGATGGGCCAATTAGGATCTAAGAGGTATATGGTGTAAATTGGTTGTCTGATGTTTTTATATTCTTCAATAATGTGATGTGaaagaaaaagtcagaattatTGTGTCATAATTGcagaaataaagtgtttttgttgAGACCACGAATGGTGTTATTCCTAAGTCAGTTCTTCTGATATCACTTTAAACTGCTGGTTTTCTTCTTTCTACCACAACACTTGTaccttttacttttaaatgtaAGCCACTTTCCTATTTGGAGAACCTGCTCTTGCACTTATTATGAAATTGATAATTTAAAGTGTTTAGACAAAATGGTTAACCCccctgttgtcctcaggtccCTGTTCTAAAAATAAGTTATataagaaatttgggtttctatcaaccaaaatgtccaaaataatAACGTTGATGGTTCCCTTCAACGCTCTCCACAAGTGAAATAAATGAGCAGTTTtccactactttcattgaatttgggtgttttatttaatttggcatttgaatttttttttataaaagaatgttgaaaaaagtgacaaaagtgacggaaaaagtttaaacattgggggaaaaacaacaaaaatgtcaaaatagcGCAGAAGAAAAGTGACGGGGGCaataaaacttggaaaaaagaacaacgacaaaaaaagtgacaaaaacatcaaaagcaG is a window from the Perca fluviatilis chromosome 1, GENO_Pfluv_1.0, whole genome shotgun sequence genome containing:
- the LOC120566389 gene encoding LOW QUALITY PROTEIN: probable E3 ubiquitin-protein ligase TRIML1 (The sequence of the model RefSeq protein was modified relative to this genomic sequence to represent the inferred CDS: inserted 1 base in 1 codon) translates to METKLQLYSGTKSHSSSHVKLPTCVDMAAANYLQSEDQFLCSICLDVFTDPVSTQCGHNFCKNCITEHWNTSNRCFCPICKEGFKRRPDLRVNTLLSEMVAQFRESAQQKVSSSLEQQVSKPGEVPCDVCIGTKLKALKSCLVCLVSYCETHLEPHLTASRLKRHQLIDPVENLEGRMCTKHDKPLELFSKTDQTCVCMLCTVLDHKMHDVVPLKEGYEGKKVELGKTGAEIQQMIQKRHXKIQEIKHSVDLSEEDADREIAEGVQVFTSLMESVERGLNELINTIKDKQKTTEKQAEGFIKELEQEISELMKRSTEVEQVLRSEDHLHLLQSVQSLNIQQPPPTKDWTEVSIRPSSYEGTVVKAVVQLEETLSKEMKKLLEAELKRVQQYAVDVTLDPYTAHPALILSDDGKQVNDSDVKKNLPDNPKRFSTCVSVLGKQSFSSGRFYSEVQIKGKTEWVLGVARESINRKGAVPLSPQKGNWTIWLRNGNEYEALADPPVCLSLKSPPQKVGVFVDYEEGLVSFYDVDATALIYSFTGCSFTEKLFPLFCPCRNDDGKNSAPLIISPVRIN